Below is a genomic region from Gigantopelta aegis isolate Gae_Host chromosome 1, Gae_host_genome, whole genome shotgun sequence.
atgacaatgttacaatcattaatacaattcatattaattttttgcattaaatgtcaataccaactagaaacattttgaattcaccagtaacatataacgtaagtaattttaataacttttaacctgtaataaaaatgtctgaagcgacctattttgtatggtataatttatatgtgaagcggttggtgtatgaatatttaactacgaactgtacatgatatgcctagtttcaaaacccgactcgtttaaagattggatcGCAGTGGCGCGCAAACTTAGAAactatgtgttgtgtacgtcatactacaatgccgttgaatgcgcgttactgctaatggttggcatgaactgactgaattttgtttttgaaatcgcttttgtaaaataccaaattccattggaattatacactttttttggatcggcaaaatagatttttagctgtgggattttgaattcactataaacatataacgtaagtaatttcaataacttttaacctttaataaaaatgtctgaagcgacctattttgtatggtataatttatatgtgaagatttttagaagtttgacagcagacgattactgtttgatgtctaaaaatagaatctcaaggaaattcctcggggattcctttgttgacataattcataaagtagttccggctatatagccaaaaatagtgctaaactgagattcatggtgctatgaatgccagtttttatcatcacgtgttacgaatttgaccaatccaagggtttataataaagggatttttagagattggaattatataAAGGGCGATCGACTCGGAATACGTCACTagccggcctcgatggtgtcgtggttaagtcatcgacataaggctggtaggtgcagggttcgcagcccggtaccggctcccacccagagcgagttttcacgactcaatgggtaggtgtaagaccactacatcctcttctctcccactaaccactaacaactaacccactgacctggatagacagcacagatagctgaggtgtgtatgcccaggacagcgtacttgaacattaattggatataagcacgaaaattaagaatgaaagaaagaatacgtgacttgaaatatacGATGTATGTACATGCCTGCCgttatgcaaatattttaaacaactgaGGTTAGTTAACCAAACAGCAACAACCGAACACGAAAAAAAACCTTTCCCttataaaaataagaaagaaaaagcaacacaacaccccacccacccaacaacatcaaacaaacacgactaataaataacaaaaatgctCACCACCACCATCGACATTATCGTTATGGCGATGGCTCATGCCTGTGAGACGGAGCCACAACGTGAAACTTTCCTATTATTGTTATACTAGTCCTTTTCCCCTATGTGGTGCAAGGATGGGAAAacatccgtgtgtgtgtgtggtggtggtggtggggggggggggggtacacgAGAATAGCGAATGTAGCACACAATAACCAGTATCgtgtaaacattttgaaataagtTCTGTAAACATTGCTCTTTGctataattatacattttctttttctatgcTATACAGATGTTGTTTTTGCTTGATATTCAATCTGTAGTGTTAatagtttatgttgttttaggTACAATTTGATCATGGTTTTATAGTCTGGAGAAAATTCACGACAGCTCAATAATGTGTTTTCATGACAAACTGTATGGACTTTCATTTGTTCGTATACTTAATTTTCCCACTAACCTGTAAGAGAGATCACAGTGTACTAACATGTGCACAATGTGATGATCTATTGTCAGTGATACGAGGATTAGCGCGATTGGTCAACATGTTTGGGTTCGCACAATTCACTGTGACAtaacgaccggcctcggtggcgtggtaagtactgggttcgaatcccagtcgaggcatgggatttttaatccagataccgactccaaactctgagtgagtgctccgcaaggctcaatgggtaggtgtaaaccacttgcaccgaccaatgatccataactggttcaacaaaggccatggtttgtgctatcctgcctgtgggaagtgcaaataaaagatcccttgctacctgtcataaaagagtagcctatgtggcgacagcgggtttcctctaaaaaaaacccacagtgtcagaatgaccatatgtttgacatccaatagccgatgataagataaaaaatcaatgtgctctagtggtgtcgttaaataaaacaaaacttcttcttcttctgtgatATAACCTTTCTGCAAGTTGTAAACTATCAATACTCTTGAAAGAAAGCgttttagtaccgacaaggtaattggtttgtaagcgtcaaatcatccaatagtattgtacGTTACACCGATGCAGACTATTTATCACAGAAAATATGGTAAAATAGTTTCCCATATTTTCTGTGGGGTAATAATAAATGGATTCAAACATCCAGTCATTTAGTACCATCTATATCTGACGCCTCATTTAGTACCATCTATATCTGACGCCTCATTTAGTACCATCTCTGACGCCTCACAACCGGTTTCCCTTCATGCTTGAGTGGCATTAAACATCCACTCATTTAGTACCATCTATATCTGACGCCTCATTTAGTACCATCTATATCTGACGCCTCATTTAGTACCATCTATATCTGACGCCTCACAACCGGTTTCCCTTCGTGCTGGAGTGGCATTAAACATCCACTCATTTAGTACCATCTATATCTGACGCCTGGTTTCCCTTCGTGCTGGAGTGGCATTAAACATCCACTCATTTAGTACCATCTATATCTGACGCCTGGTTTCCCTTCGTGCTGGAGTGGCATTAAACATCCACTCATTTAGTACCATCTATATCTAACGCCTCACAACCGGTTTCTCTTCGTGCTGGGCATTAAACATCATCCAATTATTCCTAATGTTCGGACATAATACATATACTAAGACAGTTTCTAAATTTGGTGCAAATAAGATGGCGGCCACTTTTAAAAATGGCAGCCTGTCCATTAATACAATTGTATATCTTTAGAACTACAAGACTTAGAAAGGTAATCTTGGTGTCAAAACTGATGTTTATGGATTAAATAAGTTCATCAAAACAGTTTGTTATACTGTTAGATAATTAGTTGTCAAACAGTTAAATGGCTGACGAAAATGGGGGACTTTTTGGCATGAAAATCCAATAATTTGTGTTGGAAAGACactttttatgttaaatattaaattttaatggtTGATAAGTTTAGTTGACATGTTGTGAAGactactaaaacaaaatgtaacctAAAATTGTAACTGTTCATCTAAAATGATAAATCAAGATGACATATATAAGCTATACCATTGATCAATTCATTGATCATTGAGTCAGCATTGTTGTCATTATATAGCTATTAGCACTCACAAGTTACCACAACTACAACACCAAACcaattaataatgaattaattaattaattaataatgaatgaatgaattgttgACAAATTCACAGTGTTATACATACTACCGTCTTCATactggttatcatctggtacaCTGGCGGCTTCATCTCATTGTCATCTTCACATACATCATAATCATCTGGTTCATTTATTGCCTCATGTTCTGCATGGTTATCCATTGTCAAAGCATGATCACTGACATTTTGAAGCACAAGAAATGGGCCGTCACTTTCGTATCAGGTTGTTCAGCAATTCTGGGTAACATTAAATCTGGTTCATTAGCTTGGGTACCACATATCAATAAAACGTTTGTCTTTTCAAAACCACTCTTGGCAGCATTTCCAAACTCACGTTTGCCAATATTCTAGTaagccattttaaaaatggacTGAACAGTATGTTTGTTTCAGAAAATGGAATCATTATACATTTCATTTGTCAGTGAACTATATTGAAAATTTTGTGAAAATGCAACTTTACCACGGAATCACCATTTGCAAGCATACTTTTCTTACTGGCAATATAATATTGAAGATTGTTCAGCGAAGCACaatatgcattttcatattgggAACCAACATTTGATGTCCGATAACGTTTCTTCCTAAAACAATATTCCTTGTGTTCCCAAGTTTGCAATCAATTGCAACTGGTAAACTTTCTGCATCATTAAATAGAACATTACTGTATTGCTTATTCCTTAGCTGGTCCTATATAGCATGCGTTGATGTAAACCAGTTAAGACTGGCATATATTGTTTccatatcataataatattaggCAAATCCCGCATATGTCTATACAAAGTACATTGTCAAATGTCTAGGTATCAGCCTGAGCGGCACGAAGATGCTGTGTCTCAGTGTTGACCAGGACAAGACAAgtaaatatgataaaatatgGCAGTTGTGAAGTCAAAATATTCAAACACAAATTAGGCTGACATCAGAATTGTGCTACATGCAAAATGTACTTGAGGAAGGTGAACACAACACATTATAATAAACAGTGATGTTCTTGTATTGCTTCTGTATTATCGTAAtacgagtatatatatatatgtgtgtatatatatgtagaggATTCGCCAcgagtgtttttttaatatggaaaatatcaaccgagtctatgttattcggtatttgtcgaggctcagCTTGTAATATTCAGTTTCTTTTTCAGCATGTTGTTTTCACTGTTTTTCTTTCAGCATGTGATTTTCACTGTTTCTTTTTCAGCATGTTGTTTTCACTGTTTTTCTTTCAGCATGTGATTTTCACTGTTTCTCTTATATATAATTTGCACTAGTTCTTTGTGTCTCTGTCAGAATGTACTTTTCACAgttttctttatacatgtatgtcattttCACTGTTTCTCTTTTATGTAGTTTTCACTGTTTCTCTTATATGTTATTTTCGCTGTCTTGTAGGCCTATGTGATTTTCACTGTTTTTCTTATAAATGGTTTTCACTGTTTCTCTTATATGTGATTTTCACTGTTTCTATTTTCCAGCATGATGTACAAGAGGACGACGGTGCTAGTGGCGCTCGTGCTCCTGGTGGTGTGTGTGCAGCATTCGAGCCAGAACTCGGTCCGGTGTCGCGCCGCGTGCTGGGATACATTCTACCTGTGCAAGGAGAACAGCGGCTGCGGCTCGCGCACCCCAGGCTCCTCCATGAGCGACCTCAAAACCAACCGCCAGTGCCAGGAGGAGTGTCGGACCGCGCGGCAGACCTGCTCCGATGATTGTATGAACTAAGCTTGAGTCTACAAAACACCAGACCCACCAACAGCAGATTTAACGAACATTTTTAACTATTGGGCACTGATTGCGTTTAACACACTAGAAACGAGGCAcaagttttaaataaacaattctcTAATTGAGAAGATTTCTACCCACCAagcatttgttacttttaagaAGCCAGGAACAAGGCACACGCTTTAAATGTACAATTCACTAATTAGACATGCTAATATTAGAATACGACGTGTTCACAATATCTCCTAACTTTTAGACGCCAAAAAAGACGCACATTTATGCACACATTCAACTAATTTGTGCACACAATCGTTTCTAACGTTTTCTACTCACACGATGTTGTCAGCTGTAACTTGATTTATAATAAagctttttttcattaattgttttaaaaaaataatgcttcttttaaattgttttatcggtgtattttgttgttgaacTATTTGCCCAAAATTAGCTTGAAATACACACAAGCTCACATATACGCAACACACACATGCGCGATAACATCTTACGCAACACACACATGCGCGGTCACATCTTACgcaacacacacacgctcacacatTCATGCtctctgtcacacacacacacacacacacacacacacacacacacacacacacacaccaatacatACATcgatacctacctacctacatacctacctacatacatacatacatacataaattaattcgatacatttatcaaaaatacTTCCTTTAAGTTTTGGAAcgggatttatctcagtcggctgagtgctcgcttgaggtgcttaaaTTGCAAGATCGAACCGCCTCGGTAGATCACttcagctgattggattttttcctcattccaactagtacaccacaactggtcaaagaccgtggtatgtgttattctctctgtaggatagtgcacgtaaaagatcccttgctactaatggaaaaatgtagcgggttctctctaagactgtatgtcagaatgaccaaatgtttgacatccaatagccgattattaataaatcaatgtgctctagtggtgtcgttaaacaaaacagactttcttctttttgtatGTACCACAGAGACAGGTACTAAGTTGTTGCTGTGAGAACATCGCAAACACGTACACCTGATGACAGGAGATGAAGAGTAAAGTCCATAACACACCACAGTTGCTGCCATTTCAGTTATCTAAAGATGACGCCATACGATACGATTTCCTCGTATGAGAACAGTCACGAGACAAACCGATGAAATGATGATGTTTGTTTTGACAATCGGTTATTCTCGTGGCTGTTCGcgtacgaggcactcgtatGGTGTGGCGGCGTCTTTAGTATGACCCGATCCACGAGTACACAAAACCCGCCAGGTAATCATTCCCCATTTGAGGTCACACACTCGGAAAAAACACGCATAATGGCACCCGTGACGTGGGTAAAACATGGTGTACGTAGTCATACACCTCCCCATTGATTGGGTTGGACCCGGTATTTTAATGACCTCACCATTGCCTCTGATAGTACACGACCGCAGTTCTTACAGCCTAAAGTCGGGTCCCTTAAAAAGgagtttgttatatttaaagacaccactagagcacattgatttattaatcattggctattgaatgtcaaacatttgttagtttCGATacagtcctagagaggaaacccgctacatttttatattagtagcaagggatcttttatatgcaccattcaagagacaaaatagcacataccacgaactttgatataccagtcgtggtgcactggatggaacgaaaaaTACGTCCCGCCTCGGGTGCCTTAACATTAATATCTAAACAACCGCGGCTGGCGTGAAACATCTCGGTGCTTTACGACTGGTCATAGCAGATGATATTAGTCACAACCTGGCCACAGCTCACACAGACTGGGAAACATAACTGCGCAAGTAGTCTTCTGTTTGAGACTGACTGTCATTATTTCATGTCAGGCAGCTTTAAAATGGCAACTACGAGTATTAGACTGCTGAAAGGGGAGATCATGCAGACTGCTGAAAGGGGAGATCATGCAGACTGCTGAAAGGGGAGATCATGCAGACTGCTGAAAGGGGAGAGCATGCAGACTGCTGAAAGGGGAGATCATGCAGACTGCAAACACGTGTAGCTTCTTCACAttggaccggcctcagtggcagcCATCGGACTAcggggtgtatactaccaactcaaatcccatagacgacaatagtaacatatgtggctaaaactcctacctgcagcgtatcaatcgacataaacgccacggatataaatactaccacccctcacacttcaagtgaatcagaaacaattGGTGGTCAAGATGttcgtttctgagataatgggtagcgtctatgactaccctagttccgcacaaaattcgagtactttttttttttacagataccccatacatgtttcaagcacaaggctacttgacacagtggtactagatgaaataaaatagcattttatttacccagatgaaactattatttgttattaccggcctcggtggcgtcgtggtaggccatcggtctacaggctggtaggtactgggttcggattccagtcgaggcatgggatttttaatcctgataccgactccaaaccctgagtgagtgctccgcaaggctcaatgggtaggtgtaaaccacttgcaccgaccagtgatccataactggttcaacaaagaccatggtttgtgctatcctgcctgtgggaagcgcaaataaaagatccttgctgctaatcggaagagtagcccatatagtggcgacagcgggtttcctctcaaaatctgtgtggtccttaaccatatgtctgacgccatataaccgtaaataaaatgtgttgagtgcgtcgttaaataaaacatttctttctttctattattttttacaaccaacacactcacatttataaccaatcacaggactatCAAAAGTTGGATGCACCTCGAAATTTGAccaagccggaagttatttggtttagtactacctacaggctgataggtacagggttgcagctcggtaccggctccaacccagagcgagttcttaagggctcaatgggtaggtgtaaggccacaaaaACCCTCTCCTTCTcactcactaacaactaacaacccactgtcctggacagacagcccagatagctgaggtgtgtgtccaggacagcatgcttgaaccttaattggatataagcacgaaaataaattgaaatgaaatgaaatgttcacATTAAAGACAgttttgtggtaattctgacccatgaaaaagtagtgggttttttggttgtactccggccaggtttagtgagtgtgtttgtttaaaccaatattctgggagaaagaaatgaaaatttttccccagaattaaacgaaaatgctcgaatctggataacattaaaaaaactaattcaTATCAGCagtactgccaaacagctatatacgcTGGCAAATGAAtaactacgcatttttacacggattacaactaatattgtgggtagaattatggaaatacatggtaaaaaggtttcaggccagctcttttttcccgaatatctgtatcgtTTGTCCCCGAATTTTAGGATTTGCAACAGCATTATGGGGCAGTCAGTTTCCTCCCCTCcccgccccctgtctcgtacacaTAGGTAactaattgtggtctgtggtcAACTGTGCCCGGAACAGATTCCTGTTGTAACCAGTCGGTGACATGGAGGGTCAGATTCCTGTTGTAGCCAATCAGTGACATGGAGGGTCAGATTCCTGTTGTAGCCAGTCATGGAGGGTCAGATTCCTGTTGTAGCCAGTCAGTGACATGGAGGGTCAGATTCCTGTTGTAGCTAGTCATGGAGGGTAACATTCCTATTGTAGCCAGTCAGTGACATGGAGGGTCAGATTCCTGTTGTAGCCAGTCATGGAGGGTCAGATTCCTGTTGTAGCCAGTCAGTGACATGGAGGGTCAGATTCCTGTTGTAGCCAGTCATGGAGGGTCAGATTCCTGTTGTAGCCAGTCAGTGACATGGAGGGTCAGATTCCTGTTGTAGCCAGTCATGGAGGGTCACATTCATGTTGTAGCCAGTCAGTGACATGGAGGGTCAGATTCCTGTTGTAGCCAGTCATGGAGGGTCAGATTCCTGTTGTAGCCAGTCATGGAGGGTCAGATTCCTGTTGTAGCCAGTCAGTGACATGGAGGGTCAGATTCCTGTTGTAGCCAGTCATGGAGGGTCACATTCATGTTGTAGCCAGTCATGGAGGGTCAGATTCCTGTTGTAGCCAGTCAGTGATATGGAGGGTCAGATTCCTGTTGTAGCCAGTCAGTGATATGGAGGGTCAGATTCCTGTTGTAGCCAGTCAGTGACATGGAGGGTCAGATTCCTGTTGTAGCCAGTCAGTGACATGGAGGGTCAGATTCCTGTTGTAGCCAGTCAGTGACATGGAGGGTCAGATTCCTGTTGTAGCCAGTCAGTGATATGGAGGGTCAGATTCCTGTTGTAGCCAGTCAGTGATATGGAGGGTCAGATTCCTGTTGTAGCCAGTCATGGAGGGTCAGATTCCTGTTGTAGCCAGTCAGTGATATGGAGGGTCAGATTCCTGTTGTAGCCAGTCAGTGACATGGAGGGTCAGATTCCTGTTGTAGCCAGTCAGTGACATGGAGGGTCAGATTCCTGTTGTAGCCAGTCAGTGATATGGAGGGTCAGATTCCTGTTGTAGCCAGTCAGTGATATGGAGGGTCAGATTCCTGTTGTAGCCAGTCAGTGATATGGAGGGTCAGATTCCTGTTGTAGCCAGTCATGGAGGGTCAGATTCCTGTTGTAGCCAGTCAGTGATATGGAGGGTCAGATTCCTGTTGTAGCCAGTCAGTGACATGGAGGGTCAGATTCCTGTTGTAGCCAGTCAGTGATATGGAGGgtcagatccagaaaatccatttagggggccccagTGACAATTGACCGAAGGCCACAAACGTTCCCGAGGGGATACCGTGGATTCTCCAACgtataaaatgaaagaaaaaaaccctgtcGTACAATgtagagggggtggggggcggcGGCTTAGATCCGCCGCTGACATGTACTGTGTACTTGAAAGGCTCGAACATATTTACAGGTATCAGGCAGCAAAAAGCTCGCCAAATATTTTCTGATAATCAGTCTCACAGCTTTCGCAGCTTTGGCTTTCCACGTTATTTGTAACAATATTCCAGATATACACTGAATTTCTCGTTTTCAGGAGTCCTAATATAAATCTTAAActtttctgtatgtttgtttcaagTTTTCTGCATTGCTGTTGAAAACAAAGTCACACTAATAAGCCTAATAAATTGGCTGATTCAAAACCCATTTTCAGGAACTGCTTCTTAGTTTTAAACAGTTTGCTTGCAAGTTAAAATTAGAGAAGGAAAGTGATGGATTGAGTTCTAATAAAGTACGTCATTTTGGTCTGTTTTATATTGTTGGAATCGTGACTGATTTAACCTTTCGGTTATGCCATGATAGCAGGAACATCAAACTGCCATAATTGTATAAAACAGGGTTGATACTTGTGtagtggtgtagtggtcaagccatcggatataaggctggtaggtagttgGTTCGaatcccggtaccggcctccacctagagcgagtttacATCcccactgggtaggtgtaagaccactctGTCAGTAACCGCTAACAGCTAACCCTTTGTCCTAGACTGACTgtcctgatagctgaggtgaaTGCCCAGGACAACCTTAAttggcaatctgattaaaattagctccactggttaataactattacctgtggatctaacagcatcccttggagctcatgtccagctgacctttcattcgaccaatcaaaaccatacttgcagaatcatgacagtgatttgaaaaagaatttgaaaacatttggaatTATGCCGATGGTATACGaaatgccagaaactaatttcaatataacattttaatgttgaacgtttgtttcaagacggaaCATCCCCGTTATATTATAGccataatatgtatttattctaGTATATAATgcagagtttattactacactCCCCCATGTTTGttaaatgttgaaataggcCAACGTGTTCGCCTATTGCTTGAGCGACAATCTAATACAATTTGGAGCGGCTATATGAACCACAGCCGTAATAGCAGCCGTAATTGTTTCGATTATTATTTAATCCCATTGCtacagaaatgaatgaatgttcggTTATacagtgtcaaaataactaatTATGTTAAACACCAGTAATTTAAACtcaaactttcttttcatacagtctaaaaaacaataacacaaataataataatatggtgaTATATTTAGGACGCACACATTTTTCTCTTACTTTTAAAGATATTGAACTTCGACTTATATCTCGAAATCTGCACTTGTTTTGTCGAGTGCTTAACTTATTATCTTGAAATGTCGGCATATTATCTTAAGAGCACATTACTTATCTCAGTcactcgacttattatcttaagtgctcgacttattatctcaagcgatcgacttattatcttgagtATTTGATTTATCATGTGTGCTCAGCTTATTATATTAAACTCTTGACTTAATATCTCGAGTGTTCGATTTATTATCTCAAGTGATTGACTTATTATCTCCAGTGCTCAACGTACTACCATGAgtgctcgacttattatctcgagttTTCGATTTATTATCTTGTTGCGTGACTTATTATCTGAGTCTCGACTTAAAATATCGAGTGCTCGACCTTTTTGGCAGATTGCTCGAATTATTATCTCGACTCATTATTTCAgtctctcgacttattatcttcagcactcgacttattatctccaGCACTTCTCTTATTATCTCCATcactcgacttattatctccaGCACTTCTCTTATTATCTCCAGCACTTTTCTTATTATCTCCAgcactcgacttattatctccaGCACTTCTCTTATTATCTCCAGCACTTTTCTTATTATCTTCAgcactcgacttattatctccaGCACTTCTCTTATTATCTTTAgcactcgacttattatctccaGCACTTCTCTTATTATCTTCAgcactcgacttattatctccaGCACTTCTCTTATTATCTCCAGCACTTCTCTTATTATCTTCAgcactcgacttattatctccaGCACTTCTCTTATTATCTTTAgcactcgacttattatctccaGCACTTCTCTTATTATCTTCAgcactcgacttattatctccaGCACTTTTCTTATTATCTTCAgcactcgacttattatctccaGCACTTTTCTTATTATCTTCAgcactcgacttattatctccaGCACTTCTCTTATTATCTCCAGCACTTTTCTTATTATCTTCAgcactcgacttattatctccaGCACTTCTCTTATTATCTTTAgcactcgacttattatctccaGCACTTCTCTTATTATCTTCAGCACTTCTCTTATTATCTTCAgcactcgacttattatctccaGCACTTTTCTTATTATCTTCAgcactcgacttattatctccaGCACTTCTCTTATTATCTTTAgcactcgacttattatctccaGCACTTCTCTTATTATCTTCAgcactcgacttattatctccaGCACTTCTCTTATTATCTTTAgcactcgacttattatctccaGCACTTTTCTTATTATCTCCAGCACTTTTCTTATTATCTCCAGCACTTCTCTTATTATCTTTAgcactcgacttattatctccaGCACTTTTCTTATTATCTTTAacactcgacttattatctccaGCACTTCTCTTATTATCTTCAgcactcgacttattatcttgcGTTCTCACACTGCATCAGTACTGTACAGCCAAAAAGAgaattgcaaaacaaaaaaacatacttGATGATAAGAGTTAATATGTTGAGCTCTCGAAATAATAAATCAATCGCTAAAGATAATTtttccactagcagcaagggatctttt
It encodes:
- the LOC121378314 gene encoding autotransporter adhesin BpaC-like; the protein is MKWIHAELWLPCVRTQDNKSSAEDNKRSAGDNKSSVKDNKKSAGDNKSSAKDNKRSAGDNKKSAGDNKKSAGDNKSSAKDNKRSAGDNKSSAEDNKRSAGDNKSSAKDNKRSAGDNKSSAEDNKKSAGDNKSSAEDNKRSAEDNKRSAGDNKSSAKDNKRSAGDNKSSAEDNKKSAGDNKRSAGDNKSSAEDNKKSAGDNKSSAEDNKKSAGDNKSSAEDNKRSAGDNKSSAKDNKRSAGDNKSSAEDNKRSAGDNKRSAGDNKSSAEDNKRSAGDNKSSAKDNKRSAGDNKSSAEDNKKSAGDNKRSAGDNKSSAGDNKKSAGDNKRSAGDNKSSDGDNKRSAGDNKSSAEDNKSRD